In Lactuca sativa cultivar Salinas chromosome 5, Lsat_Salinas_v11, whole genome shotgun sequence, the DNA window AGGGAATAAACTATGGAAGATTGAAAAAGAATAGAGGAAAAATGAAAATAAGAGTGGGAGATACTCTAATCAtaattaggtgttgtttgtttttctgaGACAAAATGTTTGTAGTCTGCGGACCATATCTGCAAACCTCTGCAGTGGAAGAGGTgaaccaaacgtctgcagtctaaaagaagaagaatgtttgttttttaacatctacagagtattagaataaattaaaatcttaaattgtttttttttttaaacttaaaagttttttttttttgataattttaTGACTTCATTATAGATATTaacaaatataaattaatttttatgcattattgtataaaaagtgaaaataaaatggtaattattttatatatttgataaaaaaaaccaACAAACTTTGGTCGTAAAGTTATATCTAAATATTGTAATTAGGGATAAAAGAACTTAACACATgaaaataaactttgattttaaatgaaaattttcaaagtttttaTTTTACCTATTCAATTACATCAATTAAAAATCGatcataaatatttttttcaagAAATGAACGATGTtgcattaaataatgttttataaaatttggtacaaaaaaatataagacaatattatgattttttttttatatctatATAAACACCTCCACAAAGTATTattgtaattaaatatttatttataaatttatcacAAAGACCATGATTGTGTTATcaaacatttttttcttttaagtattgtaattttttttctaatttatttatcataaataaagttaaaataaatctaagttaaaaaaaaaaagtatatgtTGTTTTAGGTTAGAAGATGTTTAAAGACTCCGGTCCAcgtctgcgccaagaagaggacgtctaaacatttttaggtctgcagtttTCAAAGAAACAAACAGTCTATAAAACCTCGCACGTGATCTGCACGGCACAGACAAAACACAAAAGAGaccaaaacaaaaaacaaacaacaacttaatcttcaaagaattttagaatgaaaaaaaaaaaaaaaacttcagtaAAAAATAGTCTGCAACATAGGTTCTATTTGGAAAATAGATGGGTTGTGAAAAAATTATACCCATATAAATGTATACAAAGAAACACAACATATGCATTTCAGTGCTCATAGAATTTCACAGCTTTCAATGGCGTTTTCTTTTTCAAGATATGCTTTCGGTTTCTTGATGTTTGTAGTGGCATGTTTTACAATTGGTAACTCACAACCCATGCTGAACTCAGTTGAGCAAGAATCAGTGTACCGAGTGCTTGAATCGCTCAACTCTGACGTCCCATGGCGGTCTCTCTTCCCTGACGATCTCTGCTCCTCCGCCCCACACGGGGTCGTTTGCGACTACGCAAGCGTCACCGGAACCCTAAACATCGTCGAGCTTAGTTTCGGGTACGTTTCCGATTTCAACTCCAACCCGACCTGCTCACCAAACTCCACTCTACTTGACCcgtttctcttctcttcttttcccCACTTACGTAAACTCTTCTTCTACAAATGCTTCACCCAACAGCCCGTTTCTTTACCTGATCTCTCACGGGTTGGTTCGGTTCTTGAAGAGCTTGTATTCATCAACAACCCAACCCTTTTTGGTTCATTGAGTGACAACATCGGTAACATGACTAGCTTACGCCGGTTGATCATCACCGGAACGAAAGTTTCCGGCAAAATCCCGGTTGGGTTTGGCGAGTTAACAAATCTAGAAGAAGCTACACTTTCACGAAACAGTCTCACCGGAGAAATTCCGGAAAATGTATCAAACTTGAAGAAACTTAAAGTTCTTGACCTCAGCCAGAATGGGTTCAGTGGAAATGTTCCGGGAACAATAGGAGGATTAGAGAATCTGTTGAAGCTCGATTTGAGTTCCAATTATTTTTCCGGCGAAATCCCGGAGACGATGAAGGGTTTAAGGGTTTTGGAGTTTTTGGATTTGAGTGATAACGGATTGGTGGGTGGTGGGGTGCCTTTGTTTCTGTCCGAAATGAGTAAACTAAAGGGGGTCTACTTGAGTGGGAATGAATTAGGAGGGGTGATTCCCGACATATGGAAGAACTTGCGGGGTGTTAACGGAATTGGGTTATCAAGAGTAGGGTTAGTCGGGGGAATTCCAGTTTCAATGGGGGTATTTCTTGGAAATTTGAGTTATTTGGGTCTTGATAACAACAAGCTAACAGGGGAAGTCCCAAAGGAATTTGAGAATTTAGAGTTATTGAGCGAGTTGAATTTGAACAACAACAATTTGAGTGGGAAGATACCCTTTTCTGTAGGGTTTATGGGTAAAGTCGGAGGGAAGTTAAGGTTAGAAGGGAACTCAGAGTTGTGTGTGGATGAAGGCGTAATTAATTCATTTTACAAGGTGAAGATATATAACGCGGTTGAAAATCCCAGATCTGCCCTTGTCTATGGGTATGGCATTAGCTCTTCAAGGAGAGTTGGTGATAGTACATGTTGTTGGGCATTGATTTTGGTTTGGGTGGTTGTTAATTTGTTATGATAGAGACGATTTTGATGTAGCTAACAAACCAAATCAAACCAAACACATTTTGTTATGTGACTTGCAAATTGCAATGGGAAGAATGTAATTATAGTTTGTCACGATATTAATTATATAGTTCGTTTAGTAGTGATTTTGAAAATTAAACGACCAAATTAGAAAATATACagaaattaattaattttgtacAAATCTAAGATATCAAAATACATCATAGTTGGATGACTTGTTTTGTTGTTATTCTTGATCGGTGATGTCGTCTGGTGCTTTAGACTTTGATACTTTTGATGCCTCATCACCTGACCCATCCTTTGGTTTCTTTTTCCGGGTCCTTTTTGGGACTTCGGGCAATGCCTCATCCCGGGCGTGTCGGCCTTCCGCACCGCGTGTGTGGTGTCTTCTGGGCTGCCTTGCTTTGGTTGCCTCTTTGCTCTCCGAGTTCATATTTTCCACTGATCGATGCCGGCGATGTCTTGCTTTTATTTTGTCTCTTCGAGACACCTTTTGCCCTGAatctgtaaaaaaaaaaacaataatcgTCCCATTAATAGCTCTGCTAATTTTGTAACATTTGAGAAATTGAATTGGGAATTAGGAGTTAGGGTAATAAATAACCTTCAGAAACCCATTCAGGGCCATCACTTAGGTCGGATGATGCGAATTGATCAGGTGTACCATATCCCTTCATCTGTAcccacaacaaaaaaaaaaaaaaacggggaTGAAAGATAATACAAAAAGATAGAAACAAGGATTGGTTGTTCATGTTCATAATTCACACCAAACATATTTACAATTTACATGCATACATACCCAGCTGGGGGATTCTTGTGCTGGTCCATCACATCCTACATGAGCCAAATGCTTTACATCTGTGGGACCACCAATTTGTATTTCTTGTTTTTTGTCTTCCTctgcaaaattttcaaattctGTTATTATCCTAATCCtataataatttat includes these proteins:
- the LOC111891555 gene encoding protein TOO MANY MOUTHS is translated as MHFSAHRISQLSMAFSFSRYAFGFLMFVVACFTIGNSQPMLNSVEQESVYRVLESLNSDVPWRSLFPDDLCSSAPHGVVCDYASVTGTLNIVELSFGYVSDFNSNPTCSPNSTLLDPFLFSSFPHLRKLFFYKCFTQQPVSLPDLSRVGSVLEELVFINNPTLFGSLSDNIGNMTSLRRLIITGTKVSGKIPVGFGELTNLEEATLSRNSLTGEIPENVSNLKKLKVLDLSQNGFSGNVPGTIGGLENLLKLDLSSNYFSGEIPETMKGLRVLEFLDLSDNGLVGGGVPLFLSEMSKLKGVYLSGNELGGVIPDIWKNLRGVNGIGLSRVGLVGGIPVSMGVFLGNLSYLGLDNNKLTGEVPKEFENLELLSELNLNNNNLSGKIPFSVGFMGKVGGKLRLEGNSELCVDEGVINSFYKVKIYNAVENPRSALVYGYGISSSRRVGDSTCCWALILVWVVVNLL
- the LOC111891557 gene encoding CRIB domain-containing protein RIC6, whose amino-acid sequence is MGSADPILIKLKIIIIPPTMGSMKVKGLLKGLRYISQVFEEDKKQEIQIGGPTDVKHLAHVGCDGPAQESPSWMKGYGTPDQFASSDLSDGPEWVSEDSGQKVSRRDKIKARHRRHRSVENMNSESKEATKARQPRRHHTRGAEGRHARDEALPEVPKRTRKKKPKDGSGDEASKVSKSKAPDDITDQE